A stretch of the Staphylococcus sp. NRL 16/872 genome encodes the following:
- a CDS encoding cupin domain-containing protein, with the protein MDTNAEYWINHLNLTPHPEGGYYKETMRERMSDSERAPYSSIYFLLNTGDISHFHRIDADEVWYYHAGAPLTIHMITPDGDYQTAQLGPFLEKGNVLQHLVPKGTIFASSLTDTEGYSLVGCMCQPAFEFNHFELFTQDELHHMYPEHKEIIQRYALPHK; encoded by the coding sequence ATGGATACCAATGCAGAATATTGGATAAACCATCTTAATCTTACACCACATCCAGAAGGTGGCTATTACAAAGAAACCATGCGAGAACGTATGAGTGATTCGGAAAGAGCGCCATATAGCAGTATTTATTTCCTACTGAACACAGGCGATATCTCACACTTCCATCGCATCGATGCTGATGAAGTATGGTATTATCACGCAGGCGCCCCTTTAACTATTCATATGATTACACCAGACGGCGATTATCAAACAGCACAATTAGGTCCGTTTTTGGAAAAGGGAAATGTGCTGCAACATCTCGTGCCAAAAGGTACCATCTTCGCCTCAAGTCTAACTGACACAGAAGGTTATAGCTTGGTAGGGTGTATGTGTCAGCCAGCATTTGAATTTAACCACTTCGAGTTATTCACTCAAGACGAGTTACATCATATGTACCCCGAACACAAAGAAATTATCCAGCGCTACGCTTTACCACACAAATAA
- a CDS encoding YebC/PmpR family DNA-binding transcriptional regulator: MGRKWNNIKEKKAQKDKNTSRIYAKFGKEIYVAAKSGEPDPESNQALRLVLERAKTYSVPNHIIDRAIDKAKGAGDENYDHLRYEGFGPSGSMLIVDALTNNVNRTASDVRAAFGKNGGNMGVSGSVAYMFDHTATFGIEGKSADDVLEALMEQDVDVRDVIEEGDLTIVYAEPDQFAQVQDALRQTGVEDFKIAEFEMLPQTDIELSEDDQATFEKLIDALEDLEDVQNVFHNVDLK, from the coding sequence ATGGGACGTAAATGGAACAATATTAAAGAGAAAAAAGCCCAAAAAGATAAAAATACAAGTAGAATATATGCTAAATTCGGTAAAGAAATTTATGTAGCTGCAAAATCAGGTGAACCTGATCCAGAATCTAACCAAGCACTAAGATTAGTACTTGAAAGAGCTAAAACTTATTCTGTACCAAATCACATTATCGATAGAGCAATCGATAAAGCAAAAGGTGCTGGCGATGAGAACTACGATCACTTACGTTATGAAGGTTTCGGACCAAGTGGCTCAATGTTAATCGTTGACGCTTTAACAAATAACGTAAACCGTACTGCTTCAGATGTAAGAGCAGCATTCGGTAAAAACGGTGGAAACATGGGTGTATCAGGATCAGTAGCTTACATGTTCGACCATACTGCTACATTTGGTATTGAAGGCAAATCAGCAGACGATGTTCTTGAAGCGTTAATGGAACAAGACGTAGACGTAAGAGACGTTATAGAAGAAGGCGACTTAACGATTGTCTACGCTGAACCAGACCAATTTGCACAAGTACAAGACGCTTTACGTCAAACAGGCGTTGAAGATTTCAAGATTGCAGAATTTGAAATGTTACCACAAACAGATATTGAATTATCTGAAGATGATCAAGCAACATTTGAAAAATTAATCGACGCACTTGAAGATTTAGAAGACGTTCAAAACGTGTTCCATAACGTGGACTTAAAATAA
- a CDS encoding MarR family transcriptional regulator — protein MNNDKLNKLLEFYKQYKALSEYIDKQYKLTLNDLALLKLAHEYTKKDQILMQSFLKIAIDELDLSRTKLLVSIRRLIEKERLSKVRSTEDERKIFIYMDKKNIEKFNALFEDVEEFLDI, from the coding sequence TTGAATAATGACAAATTGAATAAATTGCTAGAATTCTATAAACAATATAAAGCATTGTCAGAATATATAGATAAACAATATAAGTTGACATTAAATGATTTAGCTTTATTAAAATTAGCTCATGAATACACAAAGAAAGATCAAATCTTAATGCAATCATTCTTAAAAATTGCAATTGATGAGTTAGATTTAAGTAGAACTAAATTATTAGTTTCAATTCGCAGACTTATAGAAAAAGAAAGATTAAGTAAAGTACGTTCTACAGAAGATGAACGTAAGATTTTTATCTACATGGATAAAAAGAATATTGAAAAATTTAATGCTTTATTTGAAGATGTTGAAGAATTTTTAGATATTTAA
- a CDS encoding response regulator transcription factor has protein sequence MSSAYFHLLTKREYKMTRCQDGIILLFPIEGKLTIKHFTKLITIENEIYIINNSDVFSIRENAKTIMIYISSDWFREQGYKFFDYKYSTNLVKSMNAIKRAMLQIADNYIKNAPTSEDTQSMVDIVNVMGKQGSIEKNIANNQYNFSYYGELSEVLEYINENITEKLTLKGISSQLFTSKSNLSSQFNQMLNIGFKTYVDTLKIANSFELLLTTNDTISLISEKVGFSNASSYSKTFKSYLGLTPNEYRSCSKYEKSIMLDYENQIDDSLHNIENIIRLKQQYYNQKIEHKIYVDSKIDVKVNPYYLVVQVNNIEEIKLLFLEDFAKPLYHNDSSLMFYLRVNMRDVKEKLTVSERQQLFEYIIKNNLNVTFKLEDLDLIDFLESNYEDVMKHFITHNVDINNNQQLGLVFDLEEIDLKAIYRIILKIQHKTNRFTFGLEISKLLNEPILFKTLESQIKRINFEFLYIDNAQLKMPYLLEQNNRLLVKNILRFQNIREILKQIDLEEQKIIFLNFENHNFINNTNNDLNNSAPLLVETILKTACYFNGIGFNFKQHPHLFNALHLFDKDGFKSILGTMINQIIMMSKRPKYIKDNYIITEEKDYYTVFVYDWRVSESESLDVNYGRTDIYIDFNEEQLKRKYLVKIQKIDDYHGNINNVIARDIREKYDWSNPFLKRMDQLMHPAYKISEHNFKKESLKIKLNYNSLYIIKIFKNKKIK, from the coding sequence ATGTCCAGCGCCTATTTCCATTTATTAACAAAACGTGAATATAAGATGACGCGTTGCCAAGATGGAATTATTCTTCTTTTTCCAATAGAAGGTAAGTTAACAATAAAACATTTTACAAAGTTGATTACCATAGAAAATGAAATTTATATCATTAACAATTCAGATGTTTTTTCAATTAGAGAAAATGCTAAAACAATCATGATTTATATTTCAAGTGATTGGTTTAGAGAACAGGGATATAAGTTTTTCGATTATAAATATTCAACGAATTTAGTGAAATCGATGAACGCTATAAAACGTGCCATGTTACAAATTGCAGATAATTATATAAAAAATGCTCCAACATCAGAAGATACTCAGTCTATGGTAGATATCGTAAATGTGATGGGTAAGCAAGGGAGTATTGAAAAGAATATAGCGAATAATCAATATAACTTCTCTTATTATGGTGAATTGAGTGAAGTATTAGAGTATATCAATGAAAATATAACTGAAAAGCTAACTTTAAAAGGCATTTCTTCTCAATTGTTTACGTCGAAATCTAATCTATCTTCGCAGTTTAATCAAATGTTAAATATAGGCTTCAAAACATATGTCGACACTCTTAAAATAGCTAACTCTTTTGAATTATTATTAACCACTAATGACACCATTAGTTTAATTAGTGAAAAAGTTGGTTTTAGTAATGCTTCTAGCTACTCTAAAACATTTAAAAGTTATTTGGGTCTTACACCCAATGAATATCGTTCATGCAGTAAATATGAAAAATCAATTATGTTGGATTATGAAAATCAAATTGATGATAGTCTACATAATATTGAAAATATTATTAGATTAAAACAACAGTATTACAATCAAAAAATTGAACATAAAATATATGTTGATTCTAAAATTGATGTGAAAGTAAATCCTTATTATTTGGTGGTTCAAGTAAATAATATTGAAGAAATAAAACTACTATTTTTAGAAGATTTTGCAAAACCACTTTATCATAATGATTCTTCGTTAATGTTTTATCTGAGAGTAAATATGCGAGATGTTAAAGAAAAACTTACAGTTAGTGAGCGTCAACAACTTTTTGAATATATTATTAAAAATAATTTAAACGTCACTTTTAAGTTAGAAGATTTAGACTTAATTGATTTCTTAGAATCTAACTATGAAGATGTAATGAAGCATTTTATAACACATAATGTAGATATAAATAATAACCAACAGTTAGGATTAGTATTTGATTTAGAAGAGATTGATTTAAAGGCGATTTATCGTATTATTTTAAAAATTCAACACAAGACAAATCGATTTACATTTGGCCTAGAAATTAGCAAATTACTTAATGAACCTATACTTTTTAAAACATTAGAGTCGCAAATTAAAAGAATCAATTTTGAGTTTTTATACATTGATAATGCACAATTAAAAATGCCTTATTTACTTGAACAAAATAATCGATTACTAGTTAAAAATATTTTGCGCTTTCAGAATATAAGAGAAATTTTAAAACAAATTGATTTAGAAGAACAAAAAATTATATTTTTAAATTTTGAAAATCATAATTTTATCAATAATACTAATAATGATCTTAATAATAGTGCACCTCTTTTAGTAGAGACCATCCTTAAAACCGCTTGTTATTTTAACGGCATCGGTTTTAACTTTAAACAACATCCTCATTTATTTAATGCACTTCACTTATTTGATAAGGATGGATTCAAATCTATTCTTGGAACAATGATTAATCAAATTATCATGATGAGTAAACGTCCTAAATATATTAAAGATAATTATATTATCACTGAGGAAAAAGATTATTACACTGTTTTTGTATATGATTGGCGTGTTTCAGAAAGTGAATCACTCGATGTGAACTATGGTCGAACAGATATTTATATAGATTTTAATGAAGAGCAATTAAAACGAAAATATCTAGTTAAAATTCAAAAAATAGATGATTACCATGGAAATATTAATAATGTGATAGCACGTGATATTAGAGAAAAATATGATTGGTCAAATCCGTTTTTAAAAAGAATGGATCAATTGATGCATCCTGCATATAAAATTAGTGAACATAATTTTAAAAAAGAATCATTGAAAATAAAGTTAAATTACAATTCTTTATACATTATTAAAATTTTTAAAAACAAAAAGATAAAATAA
- a CDS encoding Bax inhibitor-1 family protein: protein MAQSSNASQQASSKHKQKHQTHDNQRSHAYSKVWIFFAYYWVIFGIGCYFGQYLPMEWRRPLSIALFVIVLATLFIQRARKYGLIISHIYAIIVGLLSYATFTAYMQNLGTEVFYKNVLLAIGAFIVFGILGYFVINDASSLGKYLFVALIALIIGGLIGMFIHNPIYHTAITIIGLILFLLYNLYDFNRLKRGNFTPREMGFNLFINLLNIIKDVLSLANRFKN from the coding sequence ATGGCACAATCTTCAAATGCGTCTCAACAAGCTTCTTCGAAACATAAACAAAAACATCAAACTCATGATAATCAACGTTCGCATGCTTATTCTAAAGTTTGGATCTTTTTCGCATATTATTGGGTTATCTTTGGAATAGGTTGCTATTTTGGTCAATATTTACCAATGGAGTGGAGAAGACCATTATCTATTGCTTTATTTGTTATTGTGTTAGCAACTTTATTTATACAACGTGCACGTAAATATGGCTTAATCATTTCACATATTTATGCAATTATCGTCGGTTTATTATCTTATGCTACTTTTACAGCATATATGCAAAATTTAGGAACAGAAGTATTTTATAAGAATGTTTTACTAGCGATAGGAGCCTTTATCGTGTTTGGTATTTTAGGTTACTTTGTAATTAATGATGCTTCAAGTTTAGGGAAGTACTTATTTGTAGCTCTTATTGCACTCATTATTGGTGGTTTAATTGGGATGTTCATACATAATCCAATTTATCACACTGCTATCACAATTATTGGTTTAATTCTATTCTTGTTATATAACTTATACGACTTTAATAGATTGAAAAGAGGAAACTTTACGCCTCGAGAGATGGGCTTCAACCTCTTTATCAACTTATTAAATATTATTAAAGATGTGTTAAGCTTAGCAAATCGCTTTAAAAACTAA
- a CDS encoding LysM peptidoglycan-binding domain-containing protein, which yields MKKLAFAVSVTSGAVALFSHHNAEASTQHTVQSGESLWSISQKYNISVDSIKKNNNISNNIIFPGQVLTIGGSNASTPSSNTTPTSSSVYTVKSGDSLYLIANKFNVSVDSLMKANNLSGYLIKPNQQLKIPSGSKTVSSGNKTVSTPIAPKTSSSNNGSKKYTTPKYSHQNLYTAGQCTWYVFDRRAKAGLPISTYWSDAKYWASNAAQAGYTVNHVATVGSIMQTTVGYYGHVAYVERVNADGSILVSEMNYLNGPYNTNTRIIPASAVSSYNYIH from the coding sequence TTGAAAAAGTTAGCATTCGCAGTTTCAGTTACATCTGGGGCCGTCGCATTATTTTCTCATCATAACGCTGAAGCATCGACACAACATACTGTCCAATCTGGCGAATCTTTATGGAGCATCTCGCAAAAATACAATATCTCAGTAGATAGTATTAAAAAAAATAATAACATTTCTAATAACATTATTTTTCCTGGACAAGTACTTACAATCGGTGGTTCAAATGCCTCTACTCCAAGTTCAAATACTACTCCTACTTCATCATCAGTTTATACGGTGAAATCAGGTGATTCTCTTTATCTTATCGCTAATAAATTTAATGTTTCAGTAGATTCCTTAATGAAAGCAAATAATTTATCTGGATATTTAATTAAGCCAAATCAACAGTTAAAAATTCCTAGTGGTAGTAAAACAGTTTCAAGTGGCAATAAGACAGTTTCTACTCCTATTGCTCCTAAAACTTCTTCATCTAACAATGGAAGTAAAAAGTACACTACTCCTAAGTATAGTCATCAAAATTTATATACAGCCGGTCAATGTACATGGTATGTATTTGATCGTCGTGCAAAAGCTGGTTTACCTATTAGTACATATTGGTCTGATGCAAAATATTGGGCTTCTAACGCTGCACAAGCAGGTTATACAGTAAACCATGTGGCTACAGTTGGTTCAATTATGCAAACTACTGTTGGTTACTATGGTCATGTGGCTTACGTAGAACGCGTGAATGCAGATGGAAGCATTCTTGTTTCTGAGATGAACTATTTAAATGGACCTTATAATACAAATACACGTATTATTCCTGCATCAGCAGTTTCAAGTTATAATTATATTCACTAA
- a CDS encoding inorganic phosphate transporter — protein sequence MDYVLLIVTIAIVAFSLIFDFINGFHDTANAIATAVSTRALTPRTAILLAAIMNFVGALTFTGVAGTITKDIVDPFKLHHGLIVVLAAILAAIVWNLVTWLYGIPSSSSHALIGSIAGAAIAAEGFGALHYQGFTKIIIVLIVSPIIAFCVGFIMYTLVKIIFKNANLTRANRNFRFFQVFTAALQSFSHGTNDAQKSMGIITLALIVAGIQDGSNVEPELWVKIACATAMGLGTAIGGWKIIKTVGGNIMKIRPANGAAADLSSALTIFVASSLHFPLSTTHVVSSSILGVGASNRAKGVKWNTAQRMIITWIITLPISALLAAIIFWIMSIFL from the coding sequence ATGGATTATGTACTACTAATTGTCACTATAGCTATCGTTGCATTTTCATTAATCTTTGACTTTATCAACGGTTTCCATGATACAGCCAATGCGATTGCTACAGCAGTATCTACACGTGCACTAACACCAAGAACTGCGATTTTATTAGCAGCGATTATGAACTTCGTCGGTGCCTTAACTTTCACTGGCGTAGCTGGTACAATTACTAAAGATATTGTAGATCCGTTCAAATTGCATCATGGTTTAATTGTAGTATTAGCAGCAATTTTGGCAGCAATTGTATGGAACTTAGTGACTTGGCTCTATGGCATTCCTAGTTCTTCATCACATGCATTAATCGGTTCAATAGCAGGTGCTGCTATTGCCGCTGAAGGATTTGGAGCACTTCATTATCAAGGTTTTACTAAAATCATTATCGTATTAATTGTTTCACCAATTATTGCGTTCTGTGTTGGTTTCATTATGTACACTTTAGTAAAAATAATATTTAAGAATGCAAATTTAACACGAGCAAATCGCAATTTCCGTTTCTTCCAAGTATTTACTGCGGCATTACAATCATTTTCTCATGGTACAAATGATGCGCAAAAATCAATGGGTATTATTACATTAGCTTTAATCGTAGCAGGTATTCAAGATGGCTCAAATGTTGAACCTGAACTTTGGGTTAAAATAGCCTGTGCGACTGCGATGGGTCTTGGTACTGCCATTGGTGGTTGGAAGATTATCAAAACAGTGGGTGGAAACATCATGAAAATTCGCCCAGCTAATGGTGCAGCTGCTGACTTATCATCAGCATTAACGATCTTTGTAGCTTCATCATTACACTTCCCATTATCAACAACACACGTTGTATCTTCATCAATCCTTGGTGTAGGGGCTTCTAACCGTGCAAAAGGAGTAAAATGGAATACAGCACAACGAATGATTATCACTTGGATCATTACATTACCAATTTCTGCTTTATTAGCAGCAATTATTTTCTGGATAATGAGTATATTCTTATAA
- a CDS encoding DUF47 domain-containing protein gives MFTKKKDKFMVQLEEMVFNLDRAAVEFGKMDFNTHLDLKAYSDNIKTYESHGDELMHQVITDLNQTFITPIEREDILSLCNAIDDVLDAMEVTAGMFEMYSIEYTDEYMAEFVENIQKAVAEMKLAVGLLVDKKLSHMRIHSINIKEFETNCDGILRQSIKHIFNSETDPITLIKIKDIYESMEKIADKCQGVANNFETIIMKNS, from the coding sequence ATGTTTACTAAGAAAAAGGATAAGTTCATGGTTCAATTAGAAGAAATGGTATTTAACTTGGATCGTGCAGCAGTTGAATTCGGAAAAATGGATTTCAATACGCATTTAGATTTAAAAGCTTATTCTGACAATATCAAAACATATGAGTCACATGGTGACGAACTTATGCATCAAGTGATTACAGATTTAAATCAAACATTTATTACACCAATCGAACGTGAAGATATCTTATCTTTATGTAACGCTATCGATGATGTACTTGATGCTATGGAAGTAACAGCTGGTATGTTTGAAATGTATTCAATTGAATATACTGATGAATACATGGCTGAATTTGTAGAAAATATCCAAAAAGCAGTAGCAGAAATGAAATTAGCTGTTGGATTATTAGTTGATAAAAAATTATCTCATATGCGTATTCATTCTATTAATATTAAAGAATTTGAAACAAACTGTGACGGTATCTTAAGACAATCAATTAAACACATTTTCAATAGTGAAACAGATCCAATCACATTAATTAAAATAAAAGATATTTATGAAAGCATGGAAAAAATAGCAGATAAATGTCAAGGCGTAGCAAATAATTTTGAAACGATTATTATGAAAAATAGCTAA